cattgctgcggggacttgcttccattcagccacaagcgcattagtgaggtcggcactgatattgggcgattaggcctggcagaGAACGcattttcactgctccagagtccaatggcggcgagctctacaccactccagctgccgcttggcattgcgcatggtgatcttaggcttgtgtgtggctgctcagccatggaaacccatttcatgaagctcctgatgaacagttcttgtgctgacgttgcattcagaggcagtttggaactcggtagtgagtgttgcaaccgaggacagacgatttgtaagcgctacgcgcttcagcactaggcggtcccgttctatgagcttgtgtggcctaccactttgcggctgagccgttgttgctcctagaggtttccacttcacaataacagcacttacagttgaccggggcagctctagcagggcagaaatttgttggaaaggtagcatcctatgacggtgccacgttgaaagtcactgagctctacaataaggccattttactgccaatgtttatctatggagattgcatggcggtgctcgattttatacacctggctGAAATATCTGAATCatctaatttgaaggggtgtccacatacttttttatatactgtatagtgtatgaATTATCACACAAATGAAGAGAGAAATGTCAGATTTTTCAAAATGTCACTTAAGTTTACTTCAGTGTGTCTTAATTTTTCTACCATACAGCAGTTGGAATTACAGTAATCTTGCATGTGTATGTGGCCCTTTATCTTCCTCTACTGTCTTTGACTATCCTGCCATCTCTCATCCCCTGCAGCTGACCGTGGGGATTAAACAGGCTGCAGCGCTGCCAGCTATGGACCTGGGTGGCACCTCTGACCCCTATATTAAAGTCTACATTACCCCCAAAAAGTCAAAGACATTAGAGACTAAGGTCTACAGGAAAACCCTTAACCCCGTTTTCAATGAACACTTCAAATTTGAGGTATTAGAGGGATATTCCTACTGTATGTTTTATATGTTTAAGAGCTTTTTAGCCAGGCTACTGTATTATAAACAGTGTAACTGAGTCTGTTTCTGCACCACTCTTGACTCTTGTCTGACTATCTTGTGTCCAGATTGACAAAGCTGAGCTCAATGAGTCCACCATAGTCATGAAGGTGTTCGACTTCGATAGGTTCTCTAAACACGACATCATTGGGGAGCTGAGGCTGCAGCTCGGAACCATCGACTGGAACCATGTGATCGAGGAGTGGAAAGACCTTAGTGAACCCTCCAAGTCTGAGGTTAGGATGTGACTTGATTTTTGGACCTAAATGGACCGGTCATAATGCTGATACAAGAACAGGAAGCAAAATGTGTAATTGTAGTCTACCTCTGGAATTTGAATATCACAAAGTTCTAAAATCCAGCAGTAGGCCTAATTTTCCTTGAAATACTATATGCCTACATACTGTATTTCCACCTGGTTGTTAATGTCGTTTCTGGTTACCTTCTGTGATTACAGGATATAATTCTGGGGGAGATCTGCTTCTCGTTGCGTTACGTCCCCACCACCAGCAAACTGACTGTTGTCATCCTGGAAGCCAAGAACCTAAAGAGTATGGATGTAGGGGGCTCATCAGGTAGGTCCAAGCCCTGGCTCTCTGAGAGGAAGACTGAATGGTTGATTTTGTGAAGAGGCTAGTTAGGATTAGCCTGGAATCCAGACCGGATTTGTGCTGAaattccactccttgtactcaGTGTCATATGCCAAACATATGACATGGAGTAACAAGGAGTGGACTGTTACAAAACAGGTCTGGATTCCAGGCTAAGTTATGAATATGACAAATAATACTACATTATTATTGTGGCCAGTTTTGATTATTACAAATAATACTGGATGCTCAAACTACATTCTACTGTCATTCATGTACACTGTAGATCCCTATGTAAAAGTGCAGCTAGCTCTGGACAAGAAGAAGTGGAAGAGAAAGAAGACGTCTGTTAAAAAGTGCACACAAAATCCCTACTTCAACGAATCTTTTACATTCGTGGTGTCTTTTGAACAAATTCAAGTAAGTATGATCGTATCTCAGAATATGGCTAAGATTAGGCCTTTTTGGCTCTCCAGCCAGTTACAAACTCAGCTGCCTGCATGTTATGGAGCTCCAAGAAAGAGGCCATCCCTTTACAATCCATTGTTATATTTTGGCTAAAAAAATTTAAAGCGTCAATCTGCGATTTGTATATAAATTTTTGGACTTTTTAATAAATGCACTGTAACGGAAAACTGCAATTTATTCGGTAATTTATGttattatcaacagtaaaatacttTGAAACTTTTTACCGCAGCATACTataaattatggtgcattgtgcGAAAATGTTGTGAGCGGGGAAATAATTGCTGTATTTCGAATGGTATTCCATTCCATCCCATAGAATACAGTACCATACCGTACCATGCCTTTGGAGCGGCAAAAACCTTTTTATCACTAGTGGGTGCATTctattgttgtttctggctcattatTATATTTTGAGTCGtcccttgtaagaggctataatTTGATGCACCCATAAGTGAGAATGTGGTTATAGTGCCCTATCAATTGAAAATGTATAGGGGTcagattggagtggcagcaagtcttaaaCCTTAAAGGGGGGCTGAACTTCCTGATTTAGCCTCAGTTTCAATTCTCCTAATTCGGAAATGCGACTGAGAACGGGATTTGTGTCTTGGAGGCGTGCTTTGATATGGATATCTCTGATGTGGGTATCTCGTGAGAAGCGTTTGTACTTTCACTCTGCAAAACAGTATATAGTTACAATAACTCACCTTTCTAGATAACTTCAAACAGTTTAACCAGGTCTTGTGTTTGGAAGTAGCCTAGACTAGCTACCAAGCCAGCCAACTTCTttcgccaattagcttcagccgcTGGTGTGCGACCCGTGTTTGGATAGCCTATCTGTGGGTatagttagggaccgtcaataaattacacaatgtaaatgggacaatattttcatgttgcacatcttttagttgtctcattaaatgctttaaATATTTGCATattaatttctacaatttataattggtttgaggtttttaagtcattgaaatttggagcaAATGACGTTTTAAAATATTGTCCCCTGTATGTTGTGTAACTGACTGATGGTCCCTAACACAATAGGTTGGGgccccttaattggggaggacgggctcatagtaatggctggaatggagtcaatggaatggtatcgaactcatcaaacacatggtttccatgagactgactttatgatcaaaattatcctatttacattttgtagtcaattttgacactagaatacatctttctgactaatatcgatgccacataggccattttcTATCAGAGAAGTTGTTTATTGGCTTCAGTTGCTCTTTAAATGTTTGAGCATTTTTCCATTTCCTTTTGGTCcgttttgccctgtagtcactgCCAGTTTGGAAGTCTATAAAGGTCCAATGCATCCGTTTTtatgtcaatatcaaatcatttctgggtaacaattaagtaccttactgtgattgttttaaatgaaaatggtaaaaaaaatacacaaaatagcttcttagcaaattcttctcaagcaagaattttgctaggactgtctgagagtggtctgagtagggaggtgaaaactgaaaactagctgttattggcagagaggtttggaactctctttcctaTTGGTCTAtcaactaatttaccacctggtgatgtcactagGCAAGCCAAAaatccatcccaccaaaacaagctgaaatttcaggtggtcttttcaaacagctcttacactaaaatggcattatcatATTTTTCACTATTTCACTGTATTATTCCAGCCTCATAgcatggaaatatatataaaacacagagaaatccagtttttgactgcactgggcctttaaggcctctagaagtgcaaatgacataaaacaccaaatattcatgaatatgctgtaatgtgtaacactttacctagcagccaacctgcttgcaccaatcccttgtaattacagtaaaatactgtgaaattcAAACCCCTccctcaatgaatttcattcaTCCATTAATTATTTCAGATTACGGTAACATGTCCTTTTTTCTTCTCAGTATAATATAGTCAACTTTACCGTACTGTACTGTGTGTCTATcacagtacttgctttgataccgTATTTATAGTAGAgtaggtgtactgtaatatgaaatacagaatttTACTTGCCATTGAGCTGCCGGTAAATTACTGTCAAATTAACGGCAACCCCTTTACagtgtgatatactgtatacccattaattcttaaagaatataacttagcaATGCCTCATGAGCTGAGTTCAACTGTCgtgccccatcagaacccaaaatacactgagtatacaaaacattagtattgagttgcacccccttttgccctcaggacagcctcaattcatcggggcatggactctacaaggtgttgaaagcgtaccacagggatgctggcccatgtttactccaatgcttcccacacttttgtcaagttggctggatgtcctttgggtggtggaccattcttgatacacacgggaaactgttgagcttaaaacacccagcagcgttgcactTCTTGACACACTTACgtcggtgcacctggcacctaataccatactctgttcaaaggcacttaaacatttagtcttgcccattcaccctgtgaatggcacacatacacaatccatgtctcaaatgtctcaaggattaaaaatccttctttaacctgtctcctccccttcatctacactgattgaagtggatttaagtgacatcaatacaggatcatagctttcacctggattcacctggtcagtctatgtcatggaaagaccaggtgttcctaatgttttgtacacagtgtatcagcttgttttactccacaATTTGTAAGCAATGTAACTGTAAACAAAACCGTATAGCGTCAAAGCATGGTTAATCTATCATTttcatatcatggatggtcagtccttgcatccatagctctgtctatacatttgagagtggttacatttttccAACCCCATTCCTCAACTGTTTACAAAAAACTATATTGTTTgtactgcagattgcccctttaaacaaAAAGGTGATGGGACCTCCTCTGTAGAAGTACAGTTTGCAGTGACTGTTCTCTGCTGTTGCTCCCTCCCTCCAGAAGGTTCAGCTGGTGATTTCCGTGTGGGACCATGACAAGTTTACCAGGAACGATGCTATTGGGAAGATCTTCCTGGGTTGTGATGCTGCAGGGAACCAGCTGAGGCACTGGGCAGACATGCTGTCCAATCCCCGTAAGCCTGTGGCCCAGTGGCACAACCTGTTTTCCAGCGAACAGGTGGACTCCACCCTCGACCTCAAACACTCAGTCAGGATCCCCTTCATTAATAAGAACTTTTGAGAAAACTTAGACTCACTTGCCAGACTCATGGCACTTCAGCGGTTGTGGGAAGAGGCTAGAAAGAAATCCTCTTCAGTGGCCTGACATAACCAGCTTCCGTCCTCTACTTCAATAAGCTAATAGCAGCTTGGAGGCTCTTGCACTTTTAAACGCTGAAAAATATTCCAATATGTATGCTGGACATTCGGATTTAAATAGTTGATGTATATGCTGCAATTTTTATAGACATTTCATGAAATGAATCCGTGATAGGTCCAACTATTTTCTATGTAGCCCATTGATTATTGGTTTTATAATCAAGCTGAATATAGCATTACAGTCAAACTTGAATGCTGCACATACAGTATGACTAGCATACAAAAAGACCCCATGTTGATTTTAAGATTGTgttcatttcaaatgtcattactatactgaacaaaaatataaacgcaacatacaccaatttcaacaattttactgagttacagttcatataacgaaatcagtcaattgaaataaatgcattaggccctaatctatggatttcacatgactgggaaggggcgccgccatgggtgggtctgggagagcataggcccacccacttgggagccaggcacacccactgggaagccaggcccagccaatcagaatgagtttttccctacaaaatggctttattacgGACATAAACACTCCCTAGtatcatcagctgtccgggtggctggtgtcagatgatcctgcaggtgaagaagccggatgtggaggtcctaggctggcgtggttacacgtggtctgtggttgtgaggccggttgaacgtactgccaaattcttgaAAACGATTacggtagagaaatgtacattccattttctggcaacagatctggtggacattcctgcagccaATTGcatactccctcaaaacttgagacatctgtggcattgtgttgtgtgacaaaactgcacattttatagtggccttttattgtccccagcacaaggtgcacctgtgtaatgatcatgctgtttaatcagcttcttgatatgccacacctgtcagttggatggattatcttggcaaaggataaattatcactaacagggatgtaaacaaatgtgtgcacaaaatttgagaaaaataagctttttgtgcatatggaacatttctgggatcttttatttcagctcatgaaacatgggaccaacactttacatgttgtgtttatatttttgttcagtatatttgtcTCAATTGTAGAATAAAATGTCATAGTGCCTGCCTCAAGCTATTCAACAAACACTGCCCCTATATGGAAATACTCGAATACTCTTAATTGATGGAAATATGCAATAAATCCATGTATGGCTTCTCATTTCCGCAAGGCGTCTAATTGACTGTTTCTGATCGAATTTCAGGTGATAATATCATATGCCCTACCTTTGCTCAATTAACCTGAgttcagcagcctcctctctccccagtgaCACAGGGTTGGGACAGTGGGAAATCAGGGAGCCACAGCAGTGTCAGCCTATAGGACCTTTTGATACCTCATTAACATGGATCCATATGGGAGGGATGAAAACAACAGATCAAGGGCTTGGAGTCTCAGCCAGAGATGGTTTATAATGTTCATACAGACTTTGTCTCAGCATCATCAGCACCTACTGTACACAGGTTCATTAAAACCTCCTAATAAGGAGCTGGTTTTACTGGGATATTGTTTACAGCTCTCACAGGTCGTCAGGTGTAACACATTGAATAGTATGACAGAAggaaataagtaatttttttggTCAGACATACCCTCAATACAATAATATTGCAACAGATTTCGCAATATTGCAACACATTACATTTTGTGTGTAACTCAGAAATGTTTTGACTTTAAATCATGGTACTTCGCTTGAACTGGGTTGTAGTCATGCAAGATATCACAGAGTCAGTCTGACAGTTGAATTCGAAGAAGAAGCTATGACTATAAGAGGAAATATAACTCAATAAGGATTCAAAGAAAATGTCCTCAATTTCCAAATGTTTTTTATAGGAAATCAAATGGACTTTCAATCATTTCCATTTAAAATGTTTCATTGgaaatcaaaaaaatatatatctgaaTCCTCTGAATGATTCTGGTGAATTGTTGCTACTTCCTGGAAAGAGATGAATGGATGactagtgtgtgtgagtgcagaACTTCAGATGTGTTCCTAGAACCTGAGTATCTAAGTGATCCAGCAGCAGAACCAAAACAAAGCTCATGACTCACGCTGCTGTCTATTCAGTCCGCTCTGATCCTTTTTCTGATCCGCTCTGGCCCATCCATGTTCACTGTCCTGCGACTCATGGCCTCCCGCTGGGTGACCTGGCCTGTGGTAAGCCTCCCAAGGCTGGGCACAGTTACATCAAAGAACCATGAAACCTCCGTGTTCTGATCCTGACTACGGGCCTAATCAATAAACCATGGATGGCATACTCCCTGGTAAAGTAAGTAAGCACTCTCCCTGGTAAAATATCAGATACATCACATGACACCAAGAGCCATTTGGCATGAGGCCAATGGACAGAAAACAAGCAGATGATATGTCAATGGGGCTCCATCTAATGTTGGTGTTAGCTGCCCAAGCCACGCTGCACACTCAAAGTCTTTGAAGTCTGTCTGGCGTCAATGTTTTCATAACTGGTGTTGAATAATAGGTAGTGTCACACCCTCATCTGTTttacctgtctttgtgcttgtctccacccccctccaggtgttgcccatcttccccattatccccagtgtatttatacctgtgttttctgtctgtctgttgccagttcgttttctTTCGGCAAGCCTACCAGTGGTTTTCCCCTTgcgcctgtctttctcaagttcctgttttgcAGTTTTCCATGCATTCATAAGTGTTCAACACTGCACCAACACTTCATTCACACCGACACCGCAAATGCCATGAACATTTCACAATGGCACCACAGTCATGATGTTTGTCAGTAAATGTGCAGTGTGACACAGTGACTGACTCTTCTGTCATCATTACTAAATATTCACCTAAAATTATTAACCTTTACCTattggtatcaaacacatggtttccatgtgtttgatgccattccattcactccgttccagccattattatgtgctgtcctcccctcagcagcctccactggttttaAGGACACAATTACAACATCTGGCCTTTACTATCTCCCTATCCACCACCCTATCTCGTGAGTTCCCTCTGTCCTCCATAGACAGATAGGCTATGACATATTATTATAGCTCTATGGGCTATgtgatggggcggcaggtagcttagtggataagagcgttgtgccagtaaccgaaaggtcgctggttctaatccccgagccgactaggtgaaaaatctgtcgatgtgcccttaagcaaggcacttaaccctaattgctcctgtaagtcgctctggataagagcatctgctaaatgatgtaaatgtaaatgtgctcTGCTCCTCTGTATACAGCAGGGTGACATCGTAGGACTAGCGTTTTCAGGATACCTGGAGTGCGGCTAAGCTGTCCAATTAAAGCGTGCCTTGAAATCCTTGCCTCATAAGTGATTGCTCTTAGTGAGGGTTTGCTTCTTGCAGATTGCAACCAGTGCATGATAAGAAGGACCATTTGTCATTTCAGAGACGACGAGAGCAAATCCAACAAATTCATAGGGTACTACTACACAAGGTGAGTGTTTAAACTTTTTTGAATGTGAATTAGGCATACAAATGATTAAAGGAACAAATCTGCGATAATATGCTGTTCAATGGCCATTTAATGTAATGATATACCCATCTGATTctcaaataatataataatgctATGAGCCTACTCTATcataatgtcacgatcgtcaaaaggagcggaccaatgcgcagcgctacgagtgaacatgatgactttattatttaaagcaaccacgaagaaaacaacaaatgacgatacgtgaagttcaaAATACTGATACAAACTAACAGcaacacggaaacaataacccacaacacaaaggagaaaacacacagaatatatatggctcccaatcagagataacgagccgacagctgacactcgttacctctgattgggagtcatcgaccaatcaccacatgacacaaacaaaatgaaactcacccatccccaacaccaccaaatgaaatacacccaaacacaagaaaatgaacaaccctggctcaatataaacgtccatagagccagagtgttacagtacccccctaaaggtgcgaactccgggcgcaccaacatcaggactagggagggtctgggtgggcgtctgtccatggtggcggctctggccccggtcgtgatccccaccccaccacagtcacaacctgcttcggtagcctcctcccaatgaccaccctccacctaaccccacctggactaaggggcaacccccggactaaggggcagcatcggcctaaggggcagcaccgggctaaggggcagtaccggactacggggcagcactgggctaaggggcggcaccggactcaggggcagcaccggactaagggcagcaccgggctaaagggcagcaccgggctaaggggcatcacctgactagatggcggatcctggctggctggctctggcggatcctggcgggacggctctggcggatcctggcgggacggctctggcggatcctggcgggacggctctggcggatcctggcgggacggctctggcggatccaggctggacggctctggcggatcctggctgggacggctctggcggatcctggctggacggctctggcggatcctggctggacggctctggcggatcctggcgggacggctctggcggatcctggctgggacggctctggcggatcctggctagacggctctggcggatcctggctggacggc
The sequence above is a segment of the Coregonus clupeaformis isolate EN_2021a chromosome 19, ASM2061545v1, whole genome shotgun sequence genome. Coding sequences within it:
- the syt8 gene encoding synaptotagmin VIII isoform X1, producing MFPKTPLANSNISPTTTNKKTTASPTNAALGFIDQLLNKIPLPRWAIYIIFTVIVLLILVCIIWVCVKCCCKSKKERKNKPDHQINLQGVTGSTTTSLVQPGSDDADYGSAKNRGRLLYSLEYKAQELTVGIKQAAALPAMDLGGTSDPYIKVYITPKKSKTLETKVYRKTLNPVFNEHFKFEIDKAELNESTIVMKVFDFDRFSKHDIIGELRLQLGTIDWNHVIEEWKDLSEPSKSEDIILGEICFSLRYVPTTSKLTVVILEAKNLKSMDVGGSSDPYVKVQLALDKKKWKRKKTSVKKCTQNPYFNESFTFVVSFEQIQKVQLVISVWDHDKFTRNDAIGKIFLGCDAAGNQLRHWADMLSNPRKPVAQWHNLFSSEQVDSTLDLKHSVRIPFINKNF
- the syt8 gene encoding synaptotagmin VIII isoform X2 translates to MFPKTPLANSNISPTTTNKKTTASPTNAALGFIDQLLNKIPLPRWAIYIIFTVIVLLILVCIIWVCVKCCCKSKKERKNKPDHQINLQGVTGSTTTSLLTVGIKQAAALPAMDLGGTSDPYIKVYITPKKSKTLETKVYRKTLNPVFNEHFKFEIDKAELNESTIVMKVFDFDRFSKHDIIGELRLQLGTIDWNHVIEEWKDLSEPSKSEDIILGEICFSLRYVPTTSKLTVVILEAKNLKSMDVGGSSDPYVKVQLALDKKKWKRKKTSVKKCTQNPYFNESFTFVVSFEQIQKVQLVISVWDHDKFTRNDAIGKIFLGCDAAGNQLRHWADMLSNPRKPVAQWHNLFSSEQVDSTLDLKHSVRIPFINKNF